The proteins below come from a single Holdemania massiliensis genomic window:
- a CDS encoding 3'-5' exoribonuclease YhaM family protein encodes MNKKISEFKEGESLTLPLLLVQVTKGVTSNGSPYLSLTLQDKSGTIEGKIWDVKEEQAAACVPGRVGEVSCEVLRYRNSLQLRVHRLTPMDQQSVELSDYVIASDIPKELLQQKIQDAVSSLSNPIYKGIVSALFEEYEKPFYDYPAAAKNHHNFVGGLAVHVTGMVDLANEIVKLYPLLNRDLLVSGVLVHDLGKLTELSGPVMTEYTLEGKLIGHISIMQAKIMEIATRLGFEKSEEAILLRHMVLSHHGQLEFGSPVMPMVAEAEVLHLIDNLDARMNTLDKAYAQTEPGSFTSRLFPMENRAFYKPKSK; translated from the coding sequence ATGAATAAGAAAATTAGTGAGTTTAAGGAGGGCGAAAGCCTGACGCTGCCTTTGCTTTTAGTTCAGGTGACCAAAGGCGTGACCAGCAATGGTTCGCCTTATCTGTCGCTGACACTGCAGGATAAGTCCGGGACAATCGAGGGCAAGATCTGGGATGTCAAGGAAGAACAGGCAGCGGCTTGTGTGCCGGGACGGGTTGGTGAAGTCAGCTGTGAGGTGCTGCGTTATCGCAATTCGCTGCAGCTGCGTGTTCATCGGCTGACACCGATGGATCAGCAGAGTGTTGAGTTGAGCGATTACGTGATCGCTTCGGATATTCCTAAGGAGCTTCTGCAGCAGAAGATTCAGGATGCGGTCAGTTCCCTGTCCAATCCGATCTATAAAGGGATTGTCAGTGCCTTGTTTGAAGAGTATGAGAAGCCGTTTTATGATTATCCGGCCGCAGCGAAAAACCATCACAACTTTGTCGGAGGACTAGCCGTGCATGTTACCGGCATGGTCGATCTGGCGAATGAGATTGTGAAGCTGTATCCGTTGTTAAACCGCGATCTGTTGGTGAGCGGCGTGCTGGTGCATGATCTGGGCAAGCTGACAGAGCTGTCCGGACCGGTCATGACAGAATATACGCTGGAAGGCAAACTGATCGGGCATATTTCGATCATGCAGGCCAAGATCATGGAGATTGCGACTCGGCTGGGCTTCGAAAAGAGCGAGGAAGCGATTCTGCTGCGCCATATGGTGCTGTCGCATCACGGCCAGCTGGAATTTGGTTCGCCGGTAATGCCGATGGTCGCCGAAGCGGAAGTGCTGCATTTGATTGATAATCTGGATGCACGCATGAATACGCTGGATAAGGCGTATGCCCAGACTGAACCGGGTAGTTTTACTTCGCGGTTGTTTCCGATGGAAAACCGGGCGTTTTATAAACCAAAATCAAAATAA
- a CDS encoding TOTE conflict system archaeo-eukaryotic primase domain-containing protein: MGFTEKDANAFFSMFWGRTDVYSQRAISKSTGIANYYLQCHNFWKYGCPKKIDKKKKCADCKNAVFKTLGKEQIIAHLKGNKEDGTDVIGIYPLFPDETCRFIVFDFDNHENDVQKHDLVKIDDTWKEEVNALREICKLNGIDALVERSRSGRGAHLWIFFEKRISALLARKFGNALLRKGAESVNLISFRYYDRLIPMQDHMPKGGFGNLIALPLQGQALKQGNSAFVDENWNAYPHQWKVLLSKKKLSEDWIKEKIKEWNVSCPIAQVSMSDILANNDEKPWNMTNHFICQDVEGSMQITLVNAIYINTDNLKPRIQNRIREMAAFSNPVFYKNQAMNLSNFNQARYIYLGKDVKGYIRIPRGLLDNLIDSCHKVGIQIDIQDKRCNGKKINVEFNGQLKESQENAIKALEKKDTGILNAATAFGKTVVCCNMIARKKVNTLILLQSSALIEQWENALKQFLMIDEESPTYTTPSGKIKTRKSLVGKIQGFHDSSTGIIDIAMVGSLCKKGEFHPKLKEYGMVILDECHHAASDTIVDILQVVTAKYVYGVTATPIREDGLEKINYMLLGPIQFKYTSKERAKEQGIEHLVYPRFTRTVLPKFNQDKIHPNKAYAILRDNNDRDEIIVNDVKQCIVNGRTPVILSKYVDHSEKLFNKLKGVADHIFWLSGANSKKEHREILKQMNLIPRNESMILVATGSLIGEGFDFPRLDTLIMATPVAGKSVVEQYAGRLNRDYEGKKDVIIFDYVDVHVLMFEKMYNKRLKAYKQIGYSICSEEVVLKVDYQLNSIYDIENYFEVYKNDLLSAKNEIIISSPTISNQKVEEFIGLLYEKQLNGLKVVVVTWKPDEYNFGDSNYWMQLHERMRNAGFKMNLVDEFCERYCIIDKEIVWYGSLNFLGKEDVEDNLMRVRSESIAAELLELTFGKENGEEI; this comes from the coding sequence ATGGGATTTACAGAAAAAGATGCTAACGCATTTTTTAGTATGTTTTGGGGAAGGACTGATGTATATAGTCAAAGAGCAATTTCAAAATCAACAGGAATTGCTAATTATTACTTACAGTGCCATAATTTTTGGAAATATGGGTGTCCCAAGAAAATAGATAAAAAGAAAAAATGTGCTGATTGTAAAAATGCCGTTTTTAAAACACTTGGTAAGGAACAAATTATTGCTCATTTAAAAGGAAATAAAGAAGATGGTACTGATGTAATTGGTATTTATCCCTTATTTCCAGATGAAACATGCCGTTTTATTGTGTTTGATTTTGATAATCATGAGAATGATGTGCAGAAGCATGATTTAGTAAAAATAGATGATACCTGGAAAGAAGAAGTAAATGCGCTAAGAGAAATATGTAAATTGAATGGCATTGACGCTTTAGTTGAACGTTCCAGATCAGGAAGAGGTGCTCATCTGTGGATTTTCTTTGAAAAGAGAATTTCTGCTTTGCTCGCTCGAAAATTTGGAAATGCGTTATTACGGAAAGGTGCAGAATCTGTTAATCTAATATCGTTTCGTTACTACGACCGCTTAATTCCAATGCAAGACCACATGCCTAAAGGCGGTTTTGGTAATTTGATTGCACTTCCTTTACAAGGGCAAGCTTTGAAACAAGGAAATAGCGCTTTTGTTGATGAGAATTGGAATGCATATCCTCATCAATGGAAAGTACTTCTTTCAAAGAAGAAATTGAGCGAAGATTGGATTAAAGAAAAAATTAAAGAATGGAATGTAAGTTGTCCCATTGCTCAAGTTTCGATGTCAGATATTTTAGCGAACAATGATGAGAAGCCTTGGAATATGACCAATCATTTTATTTGTCAGGATGTTGAAGGAAGCATGCAAATAACTCTAGTAAATGCAATTTATATTAATACTGATAATTTAAAGCCAAGAATCCAAAATAGAATTAGAGAAATGGCGGCTTTTAGTAATCCTGTTTTCTATAAAAATCAAGCAATGAATTTATCAAATTTTAATCAAGCAAGATATATTTACTTAGGAAAAGATGTAAAAGGATATATCCGTATTCCTAGAGGTTTATTGGATAATTTAATCGATTCTTGTCATAAAGTAGGTATCCAAATAGATATCCAAGATAAACGATGTAATGGGAAAAAAATTAATGTTGAATTTAATGGACAGTTAAAAGAATCACAAGAAAATGCAATTAAAGCATTAGAGAAAAAAGATACCGGTATTCTAAATGCTGCAACTGCTTTTGGGAAAACGGTTGTATGTTGTAATATGATTGCTCGTAAGAAAGTGAATACATTAATACTTTTACAGTCATCTGCACTCATTGAACAATGGGAGAATGCGTTAAAGCAATTCTTGATGATTGATGAAGAATCACCTACTTATACGACACCTTCTGGAAAAATAAAAACCAGAAAGAGTTTAGTCGGTAAAATTCAAGGCTTTCACGATTCCTCAACAGGTATTATTGATATTGCGATGGTGGGGTCATTATGTAAAAAAGGAGAGTTTCATCCAAAACTAAAAGAATATGGAATGGTTATTTTGGATGAATGTCATCATGCAGCTTCCGATACAATCGTAGATATTTTGCAAGTAGTGACAGCAAAATATGTATACGGTGTTACTGCGACTCCGATTCGTGAAGATGGATTAGAGAAAATCAATTATATGTTATTAGGACCAATACAATTTAAATACACATCAAAAGAAAGGGCGAAAGAACAAGGGATCGAGCACCTGGTTTACCCAAGATTTACAAGAACTGTACTGCCTAAATTTAATCAAGATAAAATACATCCTAATAAAGCCTATGCTATTTTAAGAGATAATAATGATCGAGATGAGATTATTGTAAATGATGTAAAACAGTGTATTGTAAATGGACGGACTCCAGTTATTTTATCTAAATATGTTGATCATTCAGAAAAGTTATTTAATAAGCTTAAAGGCGTTGCAGATCATATTTTTTGGTTATCTGGGGCAAACTCTAAAAAAGAGCATAGAGAAATATTAAAACAAATGAATCTTATACCAAGAAATGAAAGTATGATTTTGGTTGCAACCGGTAGTTTGATTGGAGAGGGGTTTGATTTTCCTCGTTTAGATACACTGATAATGGCAACACCTGTTGCAGGAAAAAGTGTTGTTGAACAATATGCCGGACGATTAAATCGTGATTATGAAGGTAAAAAAGATGTCATTATTTTTGATTATGTAGATGTACATGTTTTAATGTTTGAGAAAATGTACAATAAGCGATTAAAAGCATATAAACAAATTGGCTACTCAATTTGCTCGGAAGAAGTAGTGCTAAAAGTAGATTATCAACTTAACTCCATCTATGATATTGAGAATTACTTTGAAGTTTATAAAAACGACCTCCTCTCTGCAAAAAATGAAATCATTATATCGAGTCCAACAATTAGCAACCAAAAGGTAGAAGAATTTATCGGTTTACTTTATGAAAAACAATTGAATGGATTGAAAGTCGTCGTTGTTACATGGAAACCTGATGAATATAATTTTGGAGATAGTAACTATTGGATGCAACTCCATGAGCGAATGCGTAATGCAGGATTTAAGATGAACCTTGTAGATGAATTTTGCGAGCGTTATTGCATTATAGATAAAGAAATTGTTTGGTATGGTAGCTTAAATTTCTTAGGTAAAGAAGATGTTGAAGATAATCTAATGCGTGTTAGAAGTGAGAGTATAGCTGCAGAACTTTTAGAACTAACTTTTGGAAAAGAAAATGGAGAGGAAATATAG
- a CDS encoding dicarboxylate/amino acid:cation symporter, with protein MKKTEKKGSHLAVKMAIAMVLGLLCGLGMLMLRENLLAAGQTQTWTTINNLLFQDITTEGGKNAIGLFYIVGQLFVNALQVIIVPMIFCSIALAICQITDTRKLGRISSKTLGTFLLTTTVALLIAGAVGFAVYAAGAFNAVEVSGLNVSTGSSGSNPLSILLSIVPNNMTSAFSTNSQVLAVVFLAVATGLGINALGHKITVLKKLLQEISDLITVCLSYVINKFGPLAIFVLLTRTFAIYGVDHLKPALAYVVTTVLLLLFFLVVGYAVFVAVLGRINPLPFIKKIAKVAVFGFSTSSSAATLPLNRKTVTEELGVSDEIASFTLPLGMTVNMDGTAIMQVIAAIFVAASSGYQVTFSSIAVIAILALIASIGTPAAPGAGAVILFTILTGMGYTNDAALLAYSLILAINRPIEMLVTSLNVVGDAATSVIVARSEKMLDEKQYNAQQN; from the coding sequence ATGAAAAAAACAGAAAAGAAAGGCAGTCATCTTGCCGTCAAAATGGCAATTGCCATGGTTTTAGGCTTACTTTGCGGACTCGGCATGCTGATGCTTCGTGAAAATCTCTTGGCCGCAGGTCAGACACAGACCTGGACGACAATCAACAATCTTCTATTTCAGGATATTACCACAGAAGGCGGTAAAAATGCGATTGGTTTGTTTTACATCGTAGGTCAATTATTCGTCAATGCCTTACAGGTCATCATCGTTCCGATGATCTTCTGCTCAATCGCCTTGGCGATCTGTCAGATTACGGATACCCGTAAATTGGGACGTATTTCCAGCAAGACCTTGGGAACGTTCCTGTTGACGACAACTGTTGCTTTGTTAATTGCAGGGGCTGTTGGCTTTGCGGTTTACGCGGCGGGCGCCTTCAATGCGGTGGAGGTCAGTGGGCTGAATGTTTCGACAGGCTCCAGCGGAAGCAATCCGCTCTCGATTCTTTTATCCATTGTTCCAAACAACATGACCAGTGCTTTCTCAACAAACTCGCAGGTTCTGGCTGTTGTATTCCTGGCAGTGGCTACTGGTTTGGGAATCAATGCTTTGGGACATAAGATTACAGTGTTAAAGAAGCTGCTGCAGGAGATCAGTGATCTGATTACCGTCTGCCTGAGCTATGTGATCAACAAGTTTGGTCCGCTGGCGATCTTTGTCCTGCTGACAAGAACCTTTGCGATCTATGGGGTCGATCATCTCAAACCAGCGCTGGCCTACGTGGTGACGACAGTGCTGCTGCTCTTATTCTTTTTGGTTGTCGGGTATGCGGTCTTTGTCGCTGTTTTAGGCCGAATCAATCCGCTGCCGTTTATCAAGAAAATTGCTAAGGTTGCCGTGTTCGGTTTTTCTACCTCTTCCAGCGCTGCGACATTGCCGCTGAATCGGAAGACGGTTACCGAAGAGCTGGGTGTCAGTGATGAGATCGCTTCCTTCACGCTGCCGTTAGGCATGACGGTGAATATGGACGGCACTGCAATTATGCAGGTCATTGCCGCAATCTTTGTCGCTGCTTCCTCAGGATATCAGGTTACCTTCTCCAGCATCGCGGTTATCGCCATTCTGGCATTGATCGCTTCGATCGGAACTCCTGCGGCTCCAGGTGCAGGCGCTGTCATTCTGTTTACGATTCTGACCGGCATGGGTTATACCAATGATGCTGCATTATTGGCCTATTCCTTAATTTTGGCGATTAATCGCCCGATTGAAATGCTGGTTACTTCCTTGAATGTTGTCGGCGATGCCGCTACCTCAGTGATCGTGGCCCGCAGTGAAAAAATGCTGGATGAAAAACAATACAACGCTCAACAGAACTAG
- a CDS encoding tyrosine-protein phosphatase, with protein sequence MIDIHCHVLWGVDDASQDRETTKNMLQIAVEDGIEAILCTPHSLPYYRYENDAESLKEPFAQLQALIAEQGWNLEVKLGCEFFLTDASLAWIRSGRALTLNSSRRLLIEFPWYQKVQLGSSETELLEQVFSQGYEVIIAHPERYKSVQEDFSILKRWRAMGCDFQVNRTSLILNDDQKQCELAWRMVEEGYCDAIGTDAHHCWGKRVIKLSDIQEEIERRYDHQTALLLCHENGRRLIAGEPLVHRASR encoded by the coding sequence ATGATTGATATTCATTGCCATGTGCTGTGGGGTGTGGATGATGCCTCGCAGGATCGGGAAACAACGAAAAATATGCTGCAGATTGCAGTGGAAGATGGGATTGAGGCGATTTTATGTACGCCGCACAGTCTTCCTTATTATAGATATGAGAATGATGCCGAATCATTGAAGGAACCGTTTGCGCAGCTGCAGGCGCTGATCGCTGAGCAGGGTTGGAATCTGGAAGTGAAACTGGGCTGTGAGTTCTTTCTGACCGATGCTTCGCTGGCGTGGATCCGCAGTGGTCGGGCTTTGACCTTGAACAGCTCGCGGCGGCTGTTGATTGAGTTCCCCTGGTATCAGAAGGTACAGCTGGGCAGCAGTGAAACTGAGTTGTTGGAGCAGGTGTTCAGTCAGGGCTATGAGGTGATCATCGCCCATCCGGAACGCTACAAGAGCGTACAGGAAGATTTCTCCATCCTGAAGCGCTGGAGGGCGATGGGGTGTGATTTCCAGGTCAATCGGACTTCCTTAATTCTCAATGACGATCAAAAGCAATGTGAACTGGCCTGGCGAATGGTGGAGGAAGGCTATTGCGACGCGATCGGAACGGATGCGCACCATTGCTGGGGTAAGCGCGTGATCAAGCTGAGCGACATTCAGGAGGAGATTGAACGGCGTTATGATCATCAGACCGCTCTTCTGCTTTGTCATGAGAACGGTCGGCGGCTGATTGCAGGAGAACCGTTAGTTCATCGCGCTTCACGCTAA
- a CDS encoding MAC/perforin domain-containing protein — protein MEQIYNGMLPLGLSQRLNEPVMMLEKGEQAKPQLWAEQSPMIVYDKDYGGYLGYGYNVITKRYYNSLDLSLGAPILSREPASKAPLRIRVDEGTYVETTNIAALYAEEYSQKVSAKAGLGVQSGAFKASFNMAFTTENKVSSSKSFATRRHELTLKREYFDLGEITAEDLRKGYLTPAFRKDVNNDRMSAEELFTKYGTHLLLDIRLGGRMEMDFMHEKSSNETEQSLTTSLEASYMAVSGNASSEYKKTAKAFFDSSTFHCVLLGGAVSTNIATMEQAQIAYDTWIKSLDPTLTSKPSLAFIGTGSLDNPVSVLPVWMLADSSTRQAALKAGFATLLAKNGGYFKNLQDKVLTTYMKDIFVGYGDTPDAARADVYAQMAAYDPKAPEFIVFKDLNCSARGKYEYLGYTVTTDLKEAIRGMRGATDPNDRCSDTYNVGGCTYHRLRRDLNHGAGGHYVYLYWTKDAAAGKPLLAADVEINYSGFDHYGQPGWSRVRLINNDGDLNTNRGTGGRTYDIFVWVNKEL, from the coding sequence ATGGAACAGATTTACAATGGAATGCTGCCGCTCGGTCTTAGCCAACGCTTGAATGAACCGGTTATGATGCTGGAAAAAGGCGAACAGGCCAAACCTCAGCTGTGGGCTGAACAAAGTCCTATGATTGTCTATGACAAGGACTATGGCGGCTACTTGGGTTATGGCTACAATGTAATTACAAAGCGGTATTATAATTCTCTGGATTTATCATTAGGAGCACCGATTCTCAGTCGCGAACCGGCTTCAAAGGCACCGTTAAGAATTCGCGTGGATGAAGGAACCTATGTGGAAACGACAAACATCGCCGCGCTGTATGCGGAAGAGTACAGTCAGAAGGTATCCGCAAAGGCGGGTTTGGGTGTTCAGTCCGGCGCTTTCAAAGCCAGCTTCAACATGGCTTTCACCACGGAGAACAAGGTCAGCTCTTCCAAGAGCTTTGCTACCCGCAGGCATGAGCTGACGCTGAAGCGGGAATATTTTGATTTGGGTGAGATTACCGCTGAGGATCTGAGAAAGGGTTATCTGACCCCGGCTTTCCGCAAGGATGTGAATAATGATCGAATGAGTGCGGAGGAGCTCTTTACGAAATATGGAACGCATCTGCTTTTGGATATCCGCTTAGGCGGACGTATGGAAATGGACTTCATGCATGAGAAAAGCAGCAATGAAACGGAACAATCGCTGACCACTTCGCTGGAAGCCTCCTACATGGCGGTGTCCGGAAACGCTTCGTCAGAATACAAAAAGACGGCTAAGGCCTTCTTTGATTCCAGCACGTTCCACTGCGTGCTGTTAGGCGGAGCGGTGAGTACGAATATCGCCACGATGGAACAAGCCCAGATCGCCTATGATACGTGGATAAAGAGCCTGGATCCAACATTGACCTCAAAGCCTTCACTCGCCTTTATCGGCACAGGCTCCTTGGATAATCCGGTCTCGGTGCTCCCAGTCTGGATGCTGGCGGACAGTTCAACCCGTCAGGCGGCATTAAAGGCTGGTTTTGCGACGCTGCTGGCCAAGAACGGCGGCTACTTTAAGAATCTGCAGGATAAAGTGCTTACGACGTACATGAAGGATATTTTTGTCGGCTACGGTGATACGCCGGATGCTGCAAGAGCGGATGTCTATGCGCAAATGGCTGCTTATGATCCCAAAGCTCCTGAGTTCATCGTCTTCAAAGATCTCAACTGCTCTGCCCGAGGAAAATATGAATATCTGGGCTATACAGTGACCACGGATCTGAAGGAAGCGATTCGCGGAATGCGCGGAGCAACTGATCCTAACGATCGGTGCAGTGATACCTATAACGTAGGCGGATGCACCTACCATCGGCTGCGCCGAGATCTCAACCATGGCGCCGGCGGTCATTATGTTTATCTGTACTGGACTAAGGATGCTGCGGCAGGCAAGCCTTTGCTGGCAGCGGATGTCGAGATCAATTATTCAGGATTTGATCATTATGGTCAGCCAGGCTGGAGCCGGGTACGTCTGATCAACAACGACGGCGATCTCAATACCAATCGCGGCACCGGCGGCAGAACCTATGATATCTTTGTCTGGGTCAACAAGGAGCTCTAA
- a CDS encoding lysylphosphatidylglycerol synthase transmembrane domain-containing protein: MKKARNYVINILLIVGFTAGVLWFTLKDNFNEVMGILTQVNFGWLIVIIAIAILYQCVIGWILTQLARISNPHYKLNYGIVNALVASFFHGVTPSASGGQFAQVYVFKKQGVPLSDSASVLWMDFIVYQSAMIASVFILIVLRFHHFYTNYSQFFALVLIGFLVNSLVIVGLWALVRFPKVYTWISTTGLNLGCRLHLIKNKEKALALLKDQLDRFGSETSKLKGHRPLIIKVTLANFVRLSLYYAIPFFCAQALGLKVSADMLIDCMALSAFVSMINAFIPIPGASGGTEATYVLMFSTIFGKLGATSSMILWRFASYYFMLIVGGLTFIWVKSRPAMTVNKMQEEKQ, encoded by the coding sequence ATGAAAAAAGCGCGAAACTATGTGATTAATATTCTGCTCATTGTAGGCTTCACAGCCGGAGTGCTGTGGTTTACCTTGAAAGATAATTTTAACGAAGTAATGGGGATTCTGACGCAGGTCAATTTCGGCTGGCTGATCGTGATCATTGCGATTGCGATTTTGTACCAGTGTGTGATCGGCTGGATTCTGACACAGTTGGCACGGATCAGCAATCCGCACTACAAATTAAATTATGGGATTGTCAACGCCCTGGTGGCTTCTTTTTTCCATGGCGTGACGCCGAGTGCTTCAGGCGGGCAGTTTGCTCAGGTGTACGTGTTTAAGAAACAGGGCGTGCCGTTAAGTGATTCAGCAAGCGTATTGTGGATGGATTTTATCGTGTATCAGTCAGCGATGATCGCCTCGGTCTTTATTCTGATCGTGCTGCGTTTTCATCACTTCTATACGAATTATTCGCAGTTTTTTGCGTTGGTGCTGATCGGCTTTTTAGTCAACAGTCTGGTGATTGTCGGACTGTGGGCACTGGTGCGTTTTCCTAAGGTCTATACGTGGATCAGTACAACCGGTTTGAATTTGGGCTGCCGGCTGCATTTAATTAAGAACAAAGAAAAAGCGCTGGCGCTATTGAAAGATCAGCTCGATCGGTTTGGCAGTGAAACGTCCAAACTGAAAGGACACCGGCCGCTGATCATCAAGGTGACGCTGGCCAATTTTGTCCGGCTGTCACTGTATTATGCGATTCCGTTTTTCTGTGCGCAGGCTCTGGGCTTGAAGGTCAGTGCGGATATGCTGATCGACTGCATGGCGCTGTCGGCATTTGTCTCCATGATCAATGCCTTTATCCCGATTCCGGGAGCGAGCGGGGGAACGGAAGCAACCTATGTTTTAATGTTTTCAACCATCTTTGGGAAGCTGGGCGCTACCAGCTCGATGATCTTATGGCGGTTTGCTTCCTATTACTTTATGTTGATCGTGGGCGGACTGACCTTTATCTGGGTTAAGAGCCGGCCGGCGATGACAGTGAATAAAATGCAGGAGGAAAAGCAATGA
- a CDS encoding glycosyltransferase, translated as MRIGLFTDTYLPDVNGVVSSIVTLQQELEKNGHAVYVITTHPGLLQVQREGNVLRLPGVELKSLYGYVLTSPIHFAVLKDIREMELDVIHAHTEFGVGIFARIAAKMLQIPIVSTYHTTYEDYTHYVNVFNLESVDKVAKKAVSSLSKLYGETSTELIAPSQKTKEMLQRYGIKKRIHVIPTGLDLQRFDAHRTDLETRKQRRQELMAGPDELLIIFVGRIAKEKSIDFVIDGFTYLKEAHVPVHFAIIGGGPEQEALEDHVRELGLESMITFAGKKPADQIPSYYHCADAFVSASLTETQGMTYIEALASELPVFARPDEVLEDLVLEGQTGFLFKKPQQFAEKVQLFLALSEEERAAMKIAAKRQVEVYDSRIFYQKVLAVYESAANEYREMYRLESIRPKDDCVELKVCSPNDEIRILVSLETYFNKGLRKDVLISSDELDELISEEEAVKAYQSCLKRIAAKDRTRKEIYDWLTQNTQLEIKQINEIVEKLEDRDLINDLRYTKNQVYNLKLMMQGKNKISRTLRKKGIPYEMIESVFAEEDEQSEFRNALKWAQKLQPTIKEKSVRMKKNMMKSKLIAQGFAVDVINEVMDNLSFVEDERAELESLRKTAAKAQKRYQSKYSGTKLRNYVFRYCSAQGFAVEDIYLILSEMEWDDE; from the coding sequence ATGAGGATTGGATTATTTACGGACACTTATCTTCCAGACGTCAACGGCGTGGTTTCGTCGATTGTAACGCTGCAGCAGGAACTGGAAAAAAACGGTCATGCGGTGTACGTGATCACCACGCATCCCGGTCTGCTTCAAGTTCAGCGCGAAGGCAATGTTCTGCGGTTGCCGGGTGTGGAACTGAAAAGTTTGTATGGTTATGTCTTAACCAGTCCGATTCATTTTGCGGTGCTGAAGGATATCCGGGAAATGGAACTGGACGTCATCCATGCCCACACGGAATTCGGCGTCGGGATCTTTGCCCGCATTGCGGCGAAAATGCTGCAGATTCCAATCGTATCGACCTATCATACAACCTATGAGGATTATACGCATTACGTCAATGTTTTTAATCTGGAGAGTGTGGACAAGGTGGCCAAGAAAGCGGTCAGCAGCTTAAGCAAGCTGTATGGGGAGACCAGCACCGAGCTGATTGCCCCGTCGCAGAAAACCAAAGAGATGCTGCAGCGCTATGGAATAAAAAAACGGATTCACGTCATTCCGACCGGACTGGATCTGCAGCGCTTTGACGCGCACCGTACAGATTTGGAAACAAGAAAACAGCGGCGGCAGGAGCTGATGGCAGGCCCGGATGAGCTGCTGATTATTTTTGTCGGCCGGATCGCCAAGGAAAAAAGCATTGATTTTGTGATCGACGGCTTTACTTATTTAAAGGAAGCACATGTCCCGGTGCATTTTGCGATCATCGGCGGCGGTCCGGAACAGGAAGCGTTGGAAGACCATGTGCGTGAATTGGGATTGGAGTCGATGATTACCTTTGCCGGCAAGAAACCGGCAGATCAGATTCCTTCCTACTATCACTGTGCCGATGCTTTTGTTTCGGCCTCTTTGACGGAAACACAGGGAATGACGTATATCGAGGCACTGGCCAGTGAGCTGCCGGTTTTTGCCCGGCCGGATGAGGTGCTGGAGGATCTGGTACTGGAAGGTCAGACTGGATTTCTGTTTAAGAAGCCACAGCAGTTTGCTGAAAAGGTACAGCTGTTCTTAGCGTTAAGTGAAGAGGAGCGGGCGGCTATGAAGATAGCGGCCAAGCGTCAGGTGGAAGTGTATGACAGCCGGATCTTCTATCAGAAGGTTTTAGCAGTTTATGAAAGTGCGGCCAACGAATATCGGGAAATGTATCGGCTGGAATCAATCCGGCCGAAGGATGACTGTGTTGAATTGAAGGTTTGTTCGCCGAATGACGAAATCCGCATTCTGGTTTCACTGGAAACGTATTTCAATAAAGGGCTGCGCAAGGATGTTTTGATCAGCAGCGATGAACTTGATGAACTGATCAGTGAAGAAGAAGCCGTAAAAGCTTATCAAAGCTGCTTGAAGCGCATTGCGGCAAAAGACCGCACGCGCAAGGAAATCTATGACTGGCTGACGCAGAATACGCAGCTGGAGATCAAGCAGATCAATGAGATTGTTGAGAAGCTGGAAGACCGTGATTTGATCAATGATCTGCGCTATACGAAAAATCAGGTCTATAACCTGAAACTGATGATGCAGGGCAAAAACAAGATCAGCCGGACCTTGCGCAAAAAAGGCATTCCGTATGAGATGATCGAGTCGGTCTTCGCTGAAGAAGACGAGCAGTCAGAATTTCGCAATGCCTTGAAGTGGGCCCAGAAGCTGCAGCCGACAATCAAGGAAAAATCGGTGCGAATGAAAAAAAATATGATGAAATCGAAATTGATCGCGCAGGGCTTTGCGGTGGATGTGATCAACGAAGTCATGGATAATCTGAGTTTTGTCGAGGATGAACGGGCTGAGCTGGAAAGTCTGCGCAAAACAGCGGCGAAAGCTCAGAAACGGTATCAGTCGAAATACAGCGGAACAAAACTGCGGAATTATGTCTTTCGGTATTGTTCTGCGCAGGGCTTTGCGGTCGAAGATATTTATTTGATTTTAAGTGAAATGGAGTGGGATGATGAATAA